In Nicotiana tabacum cultivar K326 chromosome 2, ASM71507v2, whole genome shotgun sequence, the following proteins share a genomic window:
- the LOC107812564 gene encoding protein VASCULATURE COMPLEXITY AND CONNECTIVITY-like, giving the protein MAKMFGIFACLLIVALDAIAGILGIKAEAAQNQEKHLRLWLFECKEPSHDAFVLGVAATCLLAIAHVLANLLGGCSVCATDDIKKAPPSRQLSMACLVFTWIIMAIAMGLLVIGTMANNKSRASCGFSHHHFFSIGGILCFVHAIFSVAYFTTASMILAP; this is encoded by the exons ATGGCTAAGATGTTTGGTATTTTTGCATGCTTACTGATTGTGGCCTTAGACGCGATAGCTGGGATTCTTGGAATCAAAGCAGAAGCAGCTCAAAACCAG GAAAAGCACCTGAGGTTATGGTTGTTCGAGTGTAAAGAGCCAAGTCATGATGCATTTGTACTAGGTGTAGCTGCAACTTGTCTTCTTGCAATAGCACATGTTCTTGCCAATCTTCTTGGAGGTTGCAGCGTTTGCGCTACTGATGATATTAAGAAAGCACCCCCAAGTAGGCAACTATCAATGGCTTGTCTTGTTTTTACTTG GATCATAATGGCAATAGCAATGGGACTGCTTGTAATTGGGACGATGGCAAACAACAAGTCAAGAGCTTCCTGTGGGTTTTCACATCATCACTTCTTCTCTATTGGTGGAATTTTGTGTTTTGTCCATGCCATCTTTTCTGTTGCATATTTTACCACAGCTTCAATGATACTCGCCCCATAG
- the LOC107812566 gene encoding STOREKEEPER protein-like, with product MAPKSKSSLVDQPPSASSSEEQDTQQAEESQEEEEAQSEEEESGEEESEEEEEEPKTAPPLEKKPTSQKPLQTPQNKPQSSSSSESGTEDGSGSDSDSDSGQSQPSPSASDFTVKPSISAAKSPSKPTSKRPQETQQQQAQKEKQSRPNKKPKISEEDSKVSEEKKSAATTPSRLWSDEDQLAILKGMAEFKAQKGSEPNATDMSAFHDFIKGKLQVEVSKSQVTDKLRRLKKKFLTNVKISDDPVFSKPHDYLMFEFSKKIWGGAGTSDTNGVNENVNNGTNGKAKKTVDVVKKSTSEPKKSAKVSTFTKPKDDEKPKEDEKRAAVKEVDKEDVVVKGDDQRDFRSKYPNLAASFSMPAMSAIFPNGVDIFKENMNLIGSDKAKVLEEKWKKLHDDENDIMLKRLDLIREHYKLVVDARRGN from the coding sequence ATGGCCCCCAAAAGCAAATCTAGCTTAGTAGACCAGCCTCCTTCTGCTTCCTCTTCTGAAGAACAGGACACACAACAAGCAGAAGAAtcccaagaagaagaagaagcgcaatccgaagaagaagaatctggtgaagaagaaagtgaagaagaagaagaagaacccaaAACAGCCCCTCCTCTTGAAAAAAAACCCACTTCCCAAAAACCCCTTCAAACCCCACAAAACAAACCtcagtcttcttcttcttctgagtcCGGAACTGAAGATGGGTCAGGATCCGATTCCGATTCCGATTCGGGTCAATCCCAACCTTCCCCTTCTGCTTCCGACTTCACCGTCAAGCCCAGTATATCCGCTGCAAAATCCCCATCAAAACCCACTTCCAAGAGGCCTCAAGAAACCCAACAACAACAGgcccaaaaagaaaaacaatcaaGGCCCAATAAAAAGCCCAAGATTTCTGAAGAAGATAGTAAGGTTTCTGAGGAGAAGAAATCAGCTGCTACTACACCTAGCAGGCTATGGAGTGATGAAGATCAGCTTGCTATACTCAAAGGTATGGCTGAATTCAAAGCCCAAAAAGGTTCTGAACCAAATGCAACTGATATGTCTGCTTTTCATGACTTTATTAAAGGGAAATtgcaagttgaagtttcaaaaagTCAAGTTACTGATAAGCTTAGAAGgttaaaaaagaaatttttaaCTAATGTGAAAATTAGTGACGACCCTGTTTTCTCTAAACCTCATGATTATTTAATGTTTGAGTTTTCTAAGAAGATTTGGGGTGGTGCTGGAACTAGTGATACTAATGGAGTTAATGAGAATGTTAACAATGGCACTAATGGGAAAGCTAAAAAGACTGTTGATGTTGTTAAGAAGAGTACTTCTGAACCTAAGAAAAGTGCTAAAGTTAGTACCTTTACTAAACCGAAGGATGATGAGAAGCCTAAGGAAGACGAGAAACGGGCCGCTGTAAAAGAGGTAGATAAGGAGGATGTTGTGGTAAAGGGTGATGATCAACGGGATTTTCGGTCTAAGTATCCAAATTTAGCTGCATCCTTTAGTATGCCGGCCATGTCTGCTATCTTTCCGAATGGTGTTGATATATTTAAGGAgaatatgaatttgattggtagtgacaaggctaaggtgTTGGAGGAGAAGTGGAAGAAACTGCACGATGATGAAAATGACATTATGCTCAAGCGCTTAGATTTGATTAGAGAGCATTACAAATTGGTGGTTGATGCAAGGAGAGGTAACTAG